The following coding sequences are from one Anser cygnoides isolate HZ-2024a breed goose chromosome 10, Taihu_goose_T2T_genome, whole genome shotgun sequence window:
- the OMD gene encoding osteomodulin: MGILSHLSIVYLLWTAMVFCQYEDYDFGDEYDEEPDHQHSDYFNPSPQAEVPRFPTPVECARECFCPPAFPLSMYCDHRKLKMIPNIPAHVQQLYLQNNDIEAVPAGPFTNVTILREINLSHNKIKFHMIDHGVFAKLSNLVQLHLQHNELEEFPFPLPSSLERLLLGFNKISQLSRNALEGLPNITMLDLCNNFLDDSVLKGKRFSVMKNLMQINLCNNKLETMPPDLPSSLMYLSLENNSISYIPENYFSRLPKIIALRMSHNNLQNIPYNTFNLPNLLELNLGHNKLKQLFYIPRSLQHLYIEDNDIEMLNVTLMCPSIDPMNTKQLTYIRVDQNKLTTPMSTYAFFCFPHIRTIYYGEQNGNVNKSTQLRTSVFRRLLTPEEYDETEDDHETHDQETEEDREEENNYFYPYFQ, from the exons ATGGGGATTCTGAGCCACCTATCGATCGTTTACCTCCTCTGGACTGCTATGGTCTTTTGTCAATATGAAGACTATGATTTTGGGGATGAATATGATGAGGAGCCAGATCATCAGCATTCCGATTATTTTAATCCAAGTCCACAAGCTGAAGTTCCCCGCTTTCCTACGCCAGTCGAGTGTGCCAGAGAATGCTTTTGTCCACCAGCTTTTCCACTATCAATGTACTGTGATCACCGTAAACTTAAGATGATACCAAATATCCCTGCTCACGTCCAACAACTCTACCTGCAAAACAATGATATTGAAGCTGTACCTGCAGGACCATTCACTAATGTTACcattttaagagaaattaaTCTCAGCCACAACAAAATTAAGTTTCATATGATTGACCATGGTGTTTTTGCCAAACTGTCAAATTTAGTGCAGCTTCATTTACAGCATAATGAATTAGAAGAATTTCCATTCCCACTCCCAAGCTCTCTTGAGCGACTCCTCCTTGGTTTTAATAAGATTTCTCAGTTATCCAGAAATGCATTGGAAGGATTACCAAACATAACCATGCTTGACCTTTGCAATAACTTTCTTGATGACTCCGTACTCAAAGGAAAACGCTTTTCAGTCATGAAAAATTTAATGCAAATCAACTTATGCAACAACAAATTAGAGACTATGCCTCCTGATCTACCATCATCACTTATGTATCTCTCTCTTGAAAATAACTCGATTTCATATATTCCAGAAAACTATTTCAGCAGACTTCCAAAAATCATTGCTCTAAGAATGTCCCACAACAACCTGCAGAACATTCCATACAACACCTTTAATCTACCTAACCTTTTAGAACTTAATCTTGGACATAACAAATTGAAACAATTATTCTACATTCCAAGAAGTCTGCAGCATTTGTATATTGAAGACAATGACATTGAAA TGCTAAATGTTACTTTGATGTGTCCATCTATTGATCCAATGAACACCAAACAATTAACGTATATACGGGTGGACCAAAATAAGCTAACAACTCCAATGAGCACGTATGCCTTCTTCTGCTTCCCTCACATTAGAACCATTTATTATGGTGAACAAAACGGTAACGTCAACAAGTCAACTCAACTAAGAACATCAGTGTTTCGCCGATTATTAACACCAGAAGAATACGATGAAACAGAAGATGATCATGAAACACATGATCAAGAAACTGAAGAAGATcgtgaagaagaaaacaactacTTTTATCCTTACTTTCAGTGA